Proteins from a genomic interval of Paenibacillus sp. FSL R5-0623:
- the fabV gene encoding enoyl-ACP reductase FabV — protein MIIKPRTRGFICTTSHPVGCAAQVQEQIDYVKSQPELKGPKNVLVIGASTGYGLASRVVSAFGAGANTIGIYRPSSSTEKRTASAGWYNSAAFEKAAEEAGLKSYSVTGDAFANETRDKAVELIRSELGQVDLVVYSVASARRTDPNTGEVFNSVLKPIGQSYTNKTVNFHTGEISSVTLEPANEEEIRQTVTVMGGDDWELWMDALQQGGVLADDATTIAFSYIGPELTHAIYRDGSIGQAKNHLEATAHKLNDRLSAKGGRAYLTVAKALVTQSSSAIPVVPLYISALYKVMKEKGLHEGCIEQLQRLFADRLYAGGEVPTDAEGRIRIDDWEMRADVQEEVAKLWNELTTENIYDLSDLEGYRREFFQLFGFETDGVDYEADVDPNVEMPHLVN, from the coding sequence ATGATTATTAAACCAAGAACACGTGGTTTTATTTGTACCACTTCCCATCCTGTAGGTTGCGCTGCGCAAGTGCAGGAACAGATTGATTATGTAAAATCCCAGCCGGAACTGAAAGGCCCCAAAAATGTGCTCGTCATCGGAGCTTCCACCGGATACGGACTAGCGTCACGCGTTGTTTCTGCCTTTGGAGCAGGAGCGAATACGATCGGCATTTACCGTCCGAGCAGTTCCACAGAGAAACGTACGGCTTCTGCAGGCTGGTACAACTCCGCTGCATTCGAAAAAGCTGCTGAGGAAGCAGGACTGAAATCGTACAGCGTTACAGGTGATGCATTTGCAAACGAAACACGAGACAAAGCCGTTGAACTGATTCGCAGTGAACTCGGTCAAGTGGATTTGGTTGTATACAGCGTAGCCTCCGCACGCCGTACCGATCCGAACACGGGTGAAGTATTCAACTCTGTGCTGAAGCCTATCGGACAATCCTACACGAACAAAACGGTAAATTTCCACACAGGCGAAATCAGCTCGGTTACTCTGGAGCCGGCAAACGAAGAGGAAATCCGTCAGACGGTAACTGTTATGGGCGGAGACGATTGGGAACTATGGATGGATGCCCTGCAACAAGGTGGCGTGCTCGCTGATGATGCAACAACGATCGCTTTCTCCTACATCGGTCCTGAACTTACGCATGCCATTTATCGTGATGGTTCCATCGGTCAAGCCAAGAATCATCTGGAAGCGACTGCACACAAGCTGAATGATCGTTTAAGTGCAAAAGGTGGACGTGCGTACTTAACTGTAGCCAAGGCGCTAGTGACTCAATCCAGTTCTGCAATTCCAGTCGTGCCGCTGTACATCTCAGCATTGTACAAAGTCATGAAAGAAAAAGGCTTGCATGAAGGATGCATCGAGCAATTGCAACGTCTGTTCGCTGATCGCTTGTATGCGGGGGGAGAAGTTCCAACCGATGCCGAGGGCCGTATTCGCATTGACGATTGGGAGATGCGAGCTGACGTTCAGGAAGAAGTGGCGAAGCTCTGGAATGAGTTGACCACAGAGAACATCTACGATCTGTCCGATCTGGAAGGTTACCGTCGCGAATTCTTCCAGCTGTTTGGTTTTGAAACCGATGGTGTGGATTATGAAGCAGATGTTGATCCCAACGTTGAAATGCCTCATCTGGTGAACTAA
- a CDS encoding crosslink repair DNA glycosylase YcaQ family protein — protein sequence MNKKIVRRFLLQTQALLGRWPAVSLPSGPDQVLSLIRSLGCVQIDPVAAVTGNQHLVLGARDPGYTADSLNTLLSDHKVFEYFANAACVIPIEDYALFEPVRARLRERLAPSLQGLEKTVQHVLQRLKEEGPLPSRAFRAVERVSGYWDSADVPKTKDTTLALNLLLDSAVIRVVARQGNERYFHITESGLQQQGLTLKEDMDALAQRQTLLDKYIHAYRVVDARDPRLGWLKSTAAERRTDIAARVSDGRMIPLKVEDVATPYYIRAEDEDLLRHMEREDPHYDPSGPVRFLPPLDNLLWRRERIVDLFDFHYKWEIYTPEVKRTYGYYAMPILHGDRLIGRMDPRLDRKTGVLTVRLLSMEETAPPVEDWITDFREGLQFFASMHGARSITIEKTVPKELKKLLKSI from the coding sequence ATGAATAAAAAAATCGTTCGGCGTTTTTTGCTGCAAACGCAAGCTTTACTGGGACGTTGGCCCGCAGTTTCCTTACCTTCGGGACCGGACCAAGTTTTGAGTTTGATTCGCTCCCTTGGTTGCGTACAGATTGATCCTGTGGCTGCTGTAACGGGAAACCAGCATTTGGTGCTGGGGGCTCGTGACCCTGGTTATACTGCTGACAGCTTAAATACGTTGCTGAGTGATCACAAGGTGTTTGAATATTTTGCAAATGCTGCCTGTGTCATTCCAATCGAGGACTATGCTCTCTTTGAACCTGTGCGTGCCCGATTGAGGGAGCGTCTGGCTCCGTCCTTGCAAGGTTTAGAGAAAACAGTGCAGCATGTGTTGCAACGTTTGAAGGAAGAAGGACCCTTACCATCAAGAGCCTTTCGTGCTGTTGAGCGGGTGAGTGGTTATTGGGACAGTGCAGATGTGCCAAAGACAAAGGATACCACACTTGCTCTGAATTTACTGTTAGACTCCGCTGTGATTCGTGTGGTGGCGAGGCAGGGGAATGAACGTTATTTTCATATTACCGAATCCGGATTGCAACAACAGGGACTTACGCTGAAAGAAGACATGGATGCGTTGGCGCAGAGACAGACCCTGCTGGATAAATACATTCATGCGTATCGGGTCGTAGATGCCCGTGATCCCCGTCTGGGTTGGCTGAAATCTACAGCGGCTGAACGTCGGACCGATATTGCTGCCCGTGTGTCAGATGGGCGAATGATCCCGCTTAAGGTGGAGGACGTGGCGACGCCTTATTATATTCGTGCTGAAGATGAGGATTTGTTACGGCATATGGAAAGGGAAGACCCGCACTATGATCCGTCAGGCCCGGTACGTTTCCTGCCGCCGCTGGACAACCTGTTATGGAGAAGAGAACGAATCGTGGATTTATTTGATTTTCATTATAAATGGGAGATTTATACGCCAGAGGTGAAAAGAACCTACGGTTATTATGCCATGCCTATTCTTCACGGTGATCGGCTGATTGGACGTATGGACCCAAGACTTGATCGCAAGACGGGAGTACTTACCGTTCGTTTGTTATCGATGGAAGAGACTGCTCCACCTGTGGAGGATTGGATTACGGATTTTCGGGAGGGACTTCAATTCTTTGCGTCCATGCATGGAGCACGTTCCATTACTATCGAGAAGACTGTACCAAAAGAGTTGAAAAAGCTGCTTAAATCGATTTGA
- a CDS encoding restriction endonuclease codes for MNWSENVTLWVIGIIVILLLLAWIIRQVIGRGQRIRSEANPRKITIKDIDKMEDGSEFELYLYHLFEELGYDEVHKTTSSRDFGADLVFVDRLGRRSVIQAKRYGANHPVGLSAVQEIYTSMRYYEADRSIVLSSARYTEACRTLAAVNGVKLLDREDLMELILLFKARRVEEALELIEEDDHEPIETWQSRRKRQSR; via the coding sequence ATGAACTGGAGTGAAAATGTGACCCTATGGGTCATAGGAATTATTGTCATATTACTACTGCTGGCCTGGATTATTCGACAGGTTATCGGGCGCGGGCAGCGGATCCGAAGTGAAGCCAATCCTCGTAAGATTACAATAAAGGACATCGACAAGATGGAGGATGGTTCGGAGTTTGAATTATATCTCTATCATTTATTCGAAGAGCTCGGGTACGATGAGGTGCATAAGACAACGAGCAGCCGGGATTTTGGGGCAGATCTGGTGTTTGTTGATAGACTTGGCAGACGAAGTGTTATACAAGCGAAGCGATACGGTGCGAACCATCCGGTAGGATTGAGTGCAGTGCAGGAGATATATACATCGATGCGTTATTATGAAGCCGACCGGTCGATTGTATTATCGTCCGCCCGTTACACCGAAGCTTGCCGGACGCTTGCAGCAGTCAATGGAGTGAAGTTGCTGGACCGGGAAGACCTGATGGAATTAATCCTGTTATTCAAAGCCAGAAGAGTGGAAGAAGCACTGGAACTGATCGAAGAAGATGATCATGAGCCAATCGAGACGTGGCAGTCCCGGCGAAAGCGGCAATCCCGCTAA
- the msrA gene encoding peptide-methionine (S)-S-oxide reductase MsrA, producing MEKATFAGGCFWCMVTPFEEQPGIHGIISGYAGGHVENPTYEQVKTGETGHVEVVEITFDPDVFPYERLLELYWPQIDPTDDGGQFQDRGTQYRTAIFVHNERQRELAEQSKQELAASGRFTQPIVTEIRDAAIFYPAEDYHQDYHKKNEQHYKEDRALSGRDEFIDENWK from the coding sequence ATGGAAAAAGCTACATTCGCCGGCGGATGTTTCTGGTGTATGGTTACACCGTTTGAAGAACAACCGGGCATTCATGGCATTATATCAGGTTATGCTGGCGGCCACGTCGAGAATCCAACATATGAGCAGGTCAAAACCGGGGAGACTGGTCATGTCGAAGTGGTTGAGATTACATTTGATCCAGATGTATTCCCTTATGAACGACTGCTGGAGCTGTACTGGCCGCAGATTGATCCGACGGATGACGGAGGCCAGTTCCAGGATCGGGGGACACAGTATCGTACCGCAATCTTTGTGCATAATGAACGTCAACGTGAGCTTGCTGAACAGTCCAAACAGGAACTGGCAGCCAGCGGACGATTCACTCAACCGATTGTTACGGAAATTCGGGATGCAGCTATATTCTATCCGGCTGAAGATTATCATCAGGATTACCACAAGAAAAACGAACAACATTATAAGGAAGACCGTGCTTTATCCGGACGGGACGAATTTATAGACGAGAATTGGAAATAG
- a CDS encoding GlsB/YeaQ/YmgE family stress response membrane protein: MGWLWSLIIGGIIGWLAGLIVGRDIPGGVIGNIIAGFIGGWLGGVILGDMGPEMGGFYIVPALIGAIVLVAIVSLIFRSMGRSRG; the protein is encoded by the coding sequence ATGGGTTGGTTATGGTCATTAATTATCGGTGGTATCATTGGTTGGTTGGCAGGTTTGATCGTTGGTCGTGACATTCCAGGTGGTGTTATTGGTAACATCATTGCTGGTTTCATCGGTGGATGGTTAGGTGGAGTAATCTTGGGCGATATGGGTCCTGAGATGGGCGGATTCTACATTGTACCTGCATTGATTGGAGCGATCGTTCTTGTAGCCATCGTAAGCTTGATCTTCCGTTCGATGGGACGTAGTCGCGGGTAA
- a CDS encoding AAA family ATPase, translated as MIINEKQTDPTQAIYTYDEQHDTRIRVEGYAIYSRLIRGISEALLQRYGVEYKLYASSDPNNEYWELLREDLQNGSDEVELVARIFEDLELQTLHYNDDGDVPTYGVHYSIRNNVFAYPKWGVALVRVPFFRENGIYSEDFVFAIGDEEMKQFLGSVRERERQQNMKKVTVYTDARNGSDRHVESITRSVGREDVVLSAQIKQDIFRSLDQFFEADRSFYRDYDIPYKRGILLYGHPGNGKTTLVKSIAGSIPGPAAYWQITEYTNSESVREVFEAAKRLAPMVLIIEDIDSMPDEVRSFFLNTLDGATSKEGIFLIGTTNYPEKIDPGLMNRAGRFDRAYEIPLPDEALRLQYLRQRGFTVFAGEEGTIEAARLTDTFSLAQLGELYVSAALEWHQNGQTDIVKVIQSMRGELDKSHKHTWLAQPGKSRAGFY; from the coding sequence ATGATAATAAACGAAAAACAAACAGATCCAACTCAAGCGATCTATACCTATGACGAACAACATGATACCCGAATTCGAGTGGAAGGGTACGCCATCTATTCAAGGCTGATTCGTGGAATCAGTGAGGCACTACTTCAGCGCTATGGAGTTGAGTACAAGCTGTATGCCAGTTCTGACCCGAACAATGAATACTGGGAGTTACTCCGGGAAGACTTGCAAAATGGCAGTGACGAAGTGGAACTGGTAGCCCGTATATTCGAGGATCTGGAACTTCAGACGTTGCATTACAACGATGATGGAGATGTACCCACTTATGGTGTGCACTACTCCATTCGCAATAACGTATTTGCTTATCCGAAATGGGGCGTAGCACTTGTGCGGGTTCCATTTTTCCGAGAGAACGGGATCTACAGTGAAGACTTTGTCTTTGCCATCGGTGATGAGGAGATGAAGCAATTTCTGGGTAGTGTCCGGGAACGGGAACGTCAGCAAAATATGAAAAAAGTAACGGTCTACACCGATGCCCGGAATGGCAGCGATCGCCATGTGGAATCCATCACTCGCTCCGTGGGACGAGAGGATGTTGTTCTCTCGGCACAGATCAAGCAGGATATTTTCCGCTCGCTGGATCAATTTTTCGAAGCGGATCGTTCTTTTTACAGGGATTATGATATCCCGTACAAAAGAGGCATTCTATTGTATGGGCATCCGGGGAATGGCAAAACCACATTGGTAAAATCCATTGCGGGAAGTATCCCGGGCCCGGCTGCGTATTGGCAGATTACGGAGTATACCAACAGTGAATCGGTGCGTGAAGTGTTCGAGGCTGCCAAGCGGTTGGCACCGATGGTACTGATCATTGAGGACATCGATTCGATGCCGGATGAAGTCCGTTCCTTTTTCCTGAATACACTGGATGGTGCTACGTCGAAAGAAGGCATTTTCCTGATTGGGACAACGAATTATCCGGAGAAAATAGATCCTGGCCTCATGAACCGTGCCGGACGGTTCGACCGGGCTTACGAAATTCCGTTGCCAGATGAAGCGCTGCGCCTGCAATATTTGCGCCAACGAGGCTTCACCGTATTTGCGGGTGAAGAAGGCACGATAGAAGCAGCTCGCCTGACCGACACGTTTTCTCTCGCGCAGCTAGGTGAGTTGTATGTGAGCGCTGCGCTGGAATGGCATCAGAATGGACAGACAGACATAGTAAAAGTCATTCAGTCGATGCGTGGCGAGCTGGACAAGAGCCATAAACATACTTGGCTGGCGCAGCCAGGTAAGAGCCGTGCAGGCTTTTATTGA
- a CDS encoding RtcB family protein codes for MNTEFNLFTNPNEIAGGYRHEVKLPAGDLTVYAAQQLFSSLDYKVFEMANNNLQIPGISYMSYTPDVHVGVGTCIGTTAVWDAQSGYVSPSIVGSDIGCGMRVHMTNLHKDELKDIKLRRKLVKAIEKVLPMEANQRGHYSDIRLEHIVRKGLHGLPKKYIPDSYTPKKSTAMTHVESSKFSYDEDVLNHVPDMTWHRSHRQLGTLGGGNHFAEIQAIEIAEENREIAEAWGLYDGQVVVMIHSGSRAWGGYVSQTSSSAIAKVMQRLNLGTSDPRLVFAPLEHTEGRHYVNMMYSALNYAVVNRHLIAYAIREAFRDVFGSKCEFRTLYDLMHNYAWEESHVEKGSVFVHRKGATRALPAGHPDNPKPYLATGHPALIPGSMGTASYIMVGQPQGADNYYSICHGAGRIRSRTATKRLISVEDFAMALGVGTEDEIVVNQRSLESIIDESPQAYKNVDEIIDSVTGAGLAQVVAKCKPLVAVKGAK; via the coding sequence ATGAATACAGAATTTAATTTATTTACTAATCCAAATGAAATCGCAGGTGGCTACCGGCATGAAGTAAAATTGCCTGCAGGCGACCTAACCGTATATGCGGCGCAACAGCTCTTCTCCTCGCTTGATTACAAGGTATTCGAGATGGCGAACAATAATCTGCAGATTCCGGGAATTTCTTATATGAGTTACACGCCAGACGTACACGTCGGTGTAGGTACGTGCATTGGAACGACAGCCGTGTGGGATGCGCAGAGCGGATATGTTTCTCCCTCCATCGTGGGCAGTGACATCGGCTGTGGCATGCGAGTGCATATGACAAACTTACACAAGGACGAATTGAAAGACATCAAGCTTCGCCGCAAACTCGTCAAGGCCATTGAGAAAGTATTGCCGATGGAGGCGAACCAGCGAGGTCATTACTCGGATATCAGACTGGAGCATATTGTTCGTAAAGGACTGCATGGTTTACCCAAAAAGTATATTCCGGACAGCTATACACCGAAAAAATCAACCGCGATGACACATGTGGAAAGCAGCAAGTTCAGTTACGATGAGGATGTGTTAAACCACGTTCCTGATATGACATGGCATCGTTCGCATCGTCAGCTCGGAACACTGGGTGGGGGGAATCATTTTGCCGAGATCCAGGCGATTGAGATCGCTGAAGAGAATCGTGAAATCGCCGAAGCTTGGGGATTGTATGATGGACAGGTCGTGGTCATGATTCATTCCGGCTCTCGTGCATGGGGTGGGTATGTAAGCCAGACGAGTTCGTCAGCGATTGCCAAAGTCATGCAGCGGCTTAACCTGGGTACATCCGATCCCAGACTGGTATTTGCCCCACTTGAGCATACGGAAGGTCGTCATTATGTGAACATGATGTATTCTGCATTGAATTACGCTGTTGTCAATCGTCACCTGATTGCGTATGCTATTCGCGAAGCATTCCGGGATGTGTTTGGCTCCAAATGTGAATTTCGTACGTTATACGATCTGATGCACAACTATGCCTGGGAGGAATCTCACGTAGAAAAAGGTTCCGTTTTTGTGCATCGCAAAGGGGCGACACGTGCGTTACCTGCAGGTCACCCGGACAATCCAAAGCCTTATCTGGCAACAGGGCATCCGGCGCTTATTCCCGGTTCCATGGGAACTGCTTCATATATCATGGTAGGTCAGCCGCAGGGTGCTGATAATTATTATTCAATATGTCACGGTGCGGGTCGCATCCGTTCACGGACGGCAACAAAACGATTGATTAGCGTGGAAGATTTTGCTATGGCACTGGGTGTGGGTACAGAAGATGAGATCGTGGTAAACCAACGCTCACTTGAATCCATTATTGATGAATCACCTCAGGCTTATAAAAATGTAGATGAAATTATAGACAGTGTTACCGGCGCAGGCCTGGCTCAAGTTGTAGCCAAATGCAAACCGCTTGTAGCGGTAAAGGGAGCGAAATAA
- a CDS encoding TerC family protein — translation MDVSLLLEYGWVLAVLVVLEGLLAADNALVLAIMVKHLPEDKRKKALFYGLMGAFVFRLGSLFLISFLVDVWQVQAIGALYLLYISINHIVKKILGSRNKTDEAADSTPKKPKKQSGFWMTVFKVEVADIAFAVDSILAAVALAVALPPSGLPAIGGLDGGQFIVIFLGGFIGLVIMRFAASYFVKLLHSRPGLEVAAFVIVGWVGVKLAVITLAHPSLGVLDEHFPENKIWKFGFYIVLITIAVCGWFLSSKVPEKEDENPVEELEKQAGL, via the coding sequence TTGGATGTTTCATTATTATTAGAATATGGGTGGGTGCTCGCTGTCTTAGTGGTCCTTGAAGGATTACTCGCAGCAGATAATGCATTGGTACTCGCAATCATGGTTAAACACTTGCCTGAAGATAAGCGCAAAAAAGCGTTGTTCTATGGTCTGATGGGTGCATTTGTTTTCCGTTTAGGTTCGTTGTTCCTGATCTCTTTCCTCGTCGATGTATGGCAGGTGCAAGCGATCGGTGCCCTGTATCTCCTGTATATTTCGATTAACCACATCGTTAAAAAGATACTGGGTAGTCGCAATAAGACAGATGAAGCAGCTGATTCAACGCCGAAGAAACCGAAAAAACAATCCGGTTTCTGGATGACCGTTTTCAAGGTCGAAGTAGCGGATATCGCATTTGCAGTTGATTCCATTCTGGCTGCTGTTGCTTTGGCTGTGGCGTTGCCACCAAGTGGATTGCCTGCAATTGGCGGACTTGACGGTGGACAGTTTATCGTTATCTTCCTCGGTGGATTCATCGGGCTTGTGATCATGCGTTTTGCAGCCTCATACTTTGTGAAATTGCTTCATTCCCGTCCAGGACTTGAAGTTGCAGCCTTTGTCATCGTAGGTTGGGTAGGGGTTAAGCTGGCCGTTATTACACTCGCACACCCTTCATTGGGTGTTCTGGATGAGCATTTCCCGGAAAATAAAATTTGGAAATTCGGATTCTATATTGTACTGATCACCATTGCGGTATGTGGTTGGTTCCTGTCTTCCAAAGTTCCAGAAAAAGAAGACGAAAATCCGGTTGAAGAGTTGGAAAAACAAGCAGGGCTGTAA
- a CDS encoding DUF3817 domain-containing protein, which yields MLHSTLGRFRLMLWLQGISYVLLLFVAFPLRDAGVMPQAVTWFGNLYGFLFLMYLLFMVSMYTSQKWRLRRPIALFFVSFIPLGNMIYDVVVFRKLYRQLNKA from the coding sequence ATGTTACATTCTACGCTGGGGCGCTTCCGGCTGATGTTGTGGTTGCAGGGTATTTCGTACGTGTTGCTACTGTTTGTTGCTTTTCCGTTGAGAGATGCCGGGGTTATGCCGCAGGCTGTCACATGGTTTGGAAATCTGTACGGTTTTTTGTTTTTAATGTACTTGTTATTTATGGTGAGTATGTACACCTCACAGAAATGGCGTCTGCGCCGTCCAATTGCTCTGTTTTTTGTTTCTTTCATTCCACTGGGGAATATGATTTACGATGTTGTCGTATTCCGTAAGCTGTATCGTCAACTAAATAAAGCTTGA
- a CDS encoding glycosyltransferase family 4 protein, with translation MKIAMVAPEKLPLPGNGSVEICILGIARELAHRHQVTIISRQMQGLAATEQIDGITIQRVPASSPVSYTKAVIRLLSQQPFDVIQVDNRPRSMATIKRAFPRTPVVLYLHSLTFAQPGPSTLTLMKKADWIAVNSQSLRLRLGRRFPLVKHRMSVVPLGADLSRFRPVESSEEQIHLRTQFGVTKPFSILYVGRLIPGKGVDVLIRATALLQQQMPVQLVVAGKGPPYYMRKLRELAHKQKIHVSFRGQINHEHIDQLYRAVDCLVCPSQEHEAFGLVNVEAMASGLPVIASDNGGIREIIESGINGYLVTAYKRPQRFASYLYTLASNPTFAEKLGKAGRDSARAHFSWARTAMHLEATYTRLIRK, from the coding sequence ATGAAAATAGCTATGGTTGCACCCGAGAAATTGCCTTTGCCTGGTAATGGTTCCGTGGAAATCTGTATTCTGGGCATCGCTCGTGAACTTGCACACCGCCATCAGGTGACCATTATAAGTCGTCAAATGCAAGGTCTCGCCGCCACAGAACAGATCGACGGGATCACCATTCAACGTGTCCCTGCATCGAGTCCTGTCAGTTACACCAAAGCAGTCATACGTCTGTTATCCCAACAACCCTTTGATGTAATTCAAGTGGATAACAGGCCACGAAGCATGGCTACCATCAAACGGGCTTTTCCACGCACACCTGTTGTACTCTATCTTCACTCGTTAACGTTTGCTCAGCCCGGACCTTCCACACTCACACTAATGAAAAAAGCCGATTGGATTGCCGTCAATAGTCAATCCCTCAGACTAAGGTTAGGCCGCAGATTTCCCTTGGTAAAACACCGGATGAGTGTTGTTCCATTGGGTGCAGATCTAAGCCGCTTCAGACCTGTTGAATCCAGCGAAGAACAGATTCATCTGCGTACACAATTTGGAGTAACTAAACCATTCTCTATTCTCTATGTCGGCAGACTGATCCCTGGAAAAGGGGTAGACGTATTAATTCGTGCAACTGCCCTCCTTCAGCAACAGATGCCTGTTCAACTGGTTGTTGCAGGCAAAGGACCTCCGTATTACATGCGTAAACTTCGCGAACTTGCCCATAAACAAAAAATCCATGTTTCCTTCCGTGGTCAGATAAACCATGAGCATATCGATCAGTTGTATCGGGCAGTCGATTGTCTGGTCTGTCCGTCTCAAGAACATGAAGCTTTTGGCCTGGTTAATGTTGAGGCGATGGCTTCAGGATTACCCGTCATTGCTTCGGATAACGGAGGTATTCGTGAAATTATTGAATCAGGTATCAATGGATACCTTGTCACCGCTTATAAGCGTCCCCAACGTTTCGCCTCTTACCTGTACACACTTGCAAGCAATCCCACTTTTGCCGAGAAGTTAGGGAAGGCTGGCCGAGACAGCGCAAGGGCACATTTCAGTTGGGCAAGAACAGCCATGCATCTGGAAGCGACCTATACCAGGCTCATCCGTAAATGA
- a CDS encoding HIRAN domain-containing protein, which translates to MSTKLFAAMYGMDHYHGVQALHVGDTVYLVKDPDNRLDHQAIKVVIPPIGAVGYIVNDPLVVPHGCWTGTAFYDVFHQLTCAKVRFMMRDMVIMELIEMSHIPVPQMDSLIKGWQFREKA; encoded by the coding sequence ATGAGCACCAAATTATTCGCAGCTATGTATGGGATGGACCACTACCATGGCGTACAAGCTTTACATGTGGGGGATACCGTGTATCTCGTCAAGGATCCAGATAATCGGTTGGATCATCAAGCGATTAAGGTTGTTATTCCCCCGATTGGAGCCGTAGGTTATATCGTTAATGATCCGCTGGTCGTACCTCATGGATGTTGGACCGGGACGGCATTCTACGATGTATTTCATCAACTAACGTGTGCCAAAGTACGATTCATGATGAGAGATATGGTTATTATGGAGTTAATTGAGATGAGTCACATTCCTGTTCCGCAGATGGATTCTTTGATTAAGGGATGGCAATTTCGTGAGAAAGCTTGA
- a CDS encoding transcriptional regulator: protein MTEKLIRLLRILQAIQANPGISAKELALKCGTTVRTIYRDLRILDRVAPIMNEGYGKGYRFIGEFAMYPLDFTEQEAMVFSLLPSVVDTSKLPAEFDSAFDKVMSAHTKLKSRNSDIVENIAGIIRMGTPAYREEGKDPNLLIPIIESILSQQTIRTQYHTLTRNEITVRDIDPYYLIPRDQRFYLIGYCHLLQKVRLFRISRFLDVTRTNAGFEKGDFNITQYMKNTWSIDRGDENIHFKVRFSEKVAPYIKEEEMFVRPRMTNMSDGGLLFEVTLNSSREFLKWLYQFGPEAEVLEPREFRREIRRQLVEWLEHYETDVSL from the coding sequence ATGACAGAGAAATTAATTCGTCTGCTGCGTATACTTCAGGCTATACAAGCAAATCCTGGAATTTCGGCCAAGGAATTGGCGCTGAAATGCGGTACGACTGTACGCACGATTTATCGTGATCTCCGGATTTTGGATAGGGTCGCCCCGATTATGAATGAAGGATACGGCAAAGGTTACCGATTTATTGGTGAGTTTGCAATGTATCCATTAGATTTTACTGAACAGGAAGCAATGGTCTTTTCCTTGCTGCCGTCCGTAGTTGATACCTCCAAGTTACCTGCTGAGTTCGATTCAGCTTTTGACAAGGTCATGTCGGCTCATACCAAACTAAAATCAAGGAACAGTGACATTGTAGAGAATATTGCGGGAATTATTCGGATGGGCACGCCTGCTTATCGTGAGGAAGGAAAAGACCCTAATTTGCTGATTCCCATTATCGAATCTATTCTAAGCCAGCAAACCATTCGTACTCAATATCATACGCTGACAAGAAATGAGATTACAGTCCGGGATATCGATCCCTATTATCTCATTCCACGTGATCAACGTTTTTATTTGATTGGATACTGCCATTTGCTGCAAAAAGTTCGATTGTTTCGAATTAGCCGTTTTTTGGATGTGACACGAACAAATGCCGGTTTCGAGAAGGGTGATTTCAACATAACGCAGTACATGAAGAACACATGGTCTATTGACCGTGGCGACGAAAATATCCATTTCAAGGTAAGATTCTCTGAGAAAGTGGCCCCCTACATAAAAGAAGAAGAGATGTTTGTTCGCCCGCGAATGACGAATATGTCGGATGGGGGATTGTTATTTGAAGTGACACTGAATAGCAGCAGAGAATTTTTGAAATGGTTGTATCAATTTGGACCCGAGGCAGAGGTACTTGAACCTCGTGAGTTTCGTAGAGAGATACGCAGGCAACTTGTCGAGTGGTTGGAACATTATGAAACCGATGTATCTTTGTGA